One stretch of Podospora pseudoanserina strain CBS 124.78 chromosome 4, whole genome shotgun sequence DNA includes these proteins:
- the PAM16 gene encoding mitochondrial import inner membrane translocase subunit TIM16 (COG:U; EggNog:ENOG503P40W; BUSCO:EOG09265M8S) yields the protein MAYRLITQVVLIGTRVLGRSFAEAYKQAAASSAYQRAQAQSGNGTAGRASLSSGMTLDEACKILNVKPPQKGEANMEEVMERFKRLFDNNDPKKGGSFYLQSKILRARERIEAEVRPHMEKAEQEAEVKEGWNPKLYKDKK from the exons ATG GCCTACCGCCTCATAACCCAAGTCGTCCTCATCGGCACCCGCGTTCTCGGCCGCTCCTTCGCCGAAGCCTACAAGCaagccgccgcctcctcggcctaCCAACGCGCCCAGGCCCAGTCCGGCAATGGCACCGCCGGCCGCGCCAGCCTCAGCAGCGGCATGACCCTCGACGAAGCCTGCAAGATCCTCAACGTCAAGCCACCACAAAAGGGGGAAGCCAATATGGAGGAGGTCATGGAGCGATTCAAGCGCTTGTTTGACAACAACGACCCCAAAAAGGGCGGTTCATTCTACCTGCAGAGCAAGATCCTGCGTGCGAGGGAAAGgatcgaggccgaggtgcGCCCACATATGGAGAAGGCGGAGCAAGAGGCCGAGGTAAAAGAGGGGTGGAATCCAAAGCTGTACAAGGATAAGAAATAA
- a CDS encoding hypothetical protein (COG:U; BUSCO:EOG092643QW; EggNog:ENOG503NVNA) produces MSNYYGGGPAQPNPGLQFYQSNYAQPVSGHATPSQASYGYGGPSSGGFGSSFTSGFAGAPGVSGRMDEQGGLRTGWLAAFSTEGYDGEPPLLEELGVSFTKIQRKTFAVLNPFSRVDQHLMDDSDLAGPVLFFFLFGTFLMLSGSVHFGFIYGLAVLGSVSLHTILSLMAPPVDPSTAVPSAPGQSSYPGAPVHHHSQSQSGATTTLTFARSASVLGYCLLPLVATSLVGIVMPMATPFGIFLTTLAVLWSSYAASGIFCSVGGMNRQRFLVAYPLALFYVGFGIMGVFSSRGGKAGKA; encoded by the exons ATGTCAAATTACTACGGCGGCGGCCCCGCCCAGCCAAACCCCGGTCTTCAGTTCTACCAGTCCAACTACGCACAACCAGTATCTGGCCACGCGACCCCATCACAAGCATCCTACGGCTATGGCGGTCCCTCCTCCGGCGGCTTCGGCAGCAGCTTCACCTCTGGCTTCGCCGGCGCCCCAGGAGTATCAGGCCGCATGGACGAGCAAGGTGGGCTAAGAACAGGCTGGCTCGCCGCCTTTTCAACAGAGGGGTACGACGGGGAGCCGCCCTtattggaggagttgggggtaTCATTCACAAAGATCCAGCGCAAG ACCTTCGCCGTCCTAAACCCCTTCTCCCGCGTAGACCAACACCTAATGGACGACTCCGACCTCGCCGGTcccgtcctcttcttcttcctt TTCGGAACCTTCCTCATGCTCTCCGGCTCCGTCCACTTCGGCTTCATCTACGgcctcgccgtcctcggcTCAGTATCCCTCCACACAATCCTCTCCCTTATGGCACCCCCCGtcgacccctccaccgccgttCCCTCCGCCCCCGGTCAATCATCCTACCCCGGCGCGcccgtccaccaccactcccagtCCCAATCCGGTGCTACGACCACATTGACGTTTGCCCGATCCGCCTCGGTACTGGGGTATTGTCTCCTCCCACTGGTAGCCACCTCCCTAGTCGGAATCGTCATGCCCATGGCGACACCCTTCGGGATTTTCTTGACCACCTTGGCGGTGTTATGGAGCAGTTATGCCGCCAGTGGAATCTTTTGCtcggtgggggggatgaaCAGGCAGAGGTTTTTGGTGGCGTATCCGTTGGCGTTGTTTTATGTCGGGTTTGGGATCATGGGCGTTTTTAGTAGCAGAGGGGGGAAGGCAGGGAAGGCGTAG